The Actinomycetota bacterium genome window below encodes:
- a CDS encoding WhiB family transcriptional regulator yields the protein MDPNSLRRLVDPDDWVIAAACRGKKDLFFPPDDDQESRVERKSREGKAKAFCAVCPVRAECLDEALRAGERFGIWGGMTERERRSHLAKTKPTPPPPQDIPASGRPVALPAVVVPGRPVPLD from the coding sequence ATGGATCCCAACAGCCTGCGCCGCCTCGTCGACCCGGATGACTGGGTCATCGCCGCCGCCTGCCGCGGCAAAAAGGACCTGTTCTTCCCGCCCGACGACGACCAGGAGTCGCGCGTCGAACGTAAGTCGCGGGAGGGCAAGGCCAAGGCCTTCTGCGCCGTCTGCCCCGTCCGGGCCGAGTGCCTCGACGAGGCGCTGCGCGCCGGCGAGCGGTTCGGTATCTGGGGAGGGATGACCGAGCGCGAGCGCCGGTCCCATCTGGCCAAGACCAAGCCGACGCCGCCGCCACCGCAGGACATCCCCGCCTCGGGGCGTCCGGTGGCACTGCCTGCGGTCGTCGTCCCGGGCCGGCCCGTTCCCCTGGACTGA
- a CDS encoding sugar transferase: protein MKPRWQTWWRVAAVATDLVAVTAALSVAAVVRFGSPILSEGFRPELEPEFLTVPLALAVPVWLLTLAVLRLYSPRRCQNAVEEARRVVTGGLAAAVALVMVGFLLKRPPSRLWVVSGTLLGILAVGIGRRILRWGLVHARLAGRALTRTVVVGRTEAKRLVDTLQGDAASGLLPIATCGFTWSGLRSGDLPELRRLVKETEAGEVLIVSEDLDREEIRRSVEVADDLPVRVVIIPGLDYMLLHTVQLVGVGREPALALEFPSLRVYQRAFKRLMDVGLSVLGLVVTAPLWPLISLAIRLDSPGPVLFRQVRLGYGAKPFQMLKFRTMVDRAEESRGQLVVRNEAQGPLFKIRRDPRVTRVGRLLRRTSFDEIPQLWNVLRGDMSMVGPRPLPLEDYGVDGPEGVLLRRLNVRPGISGLWQVSGRSSLGFEELVRLDLTYVQNWNVFLDLYILLRTIPAVIRRRGAY, encoded by the coding sequence ATGAAGCCTCGGTGGCAGACCTGGTGGAGAGTTGCTGCCGTGGCGACGGACCTGGTCGCGGTCACGGCGGCCTTGTCTGTGGCGGCCGTGGTCCGGTTCGGGAGCCCGATCCTCAGCGAGGGGTTCCGCCCGGAGCTGGAACCGGAGTTTCTCACCGTGCCCCTGGCGCTGGCGGTCCCGGTCTGGCTTCTGACGCTGGCGGTGCTTCGCCTCTACAGCCCCCGCCGCTGCCAGAATGCCGTGGAGGAGGCCAGGCGCGTCGTCACGGGGGGCCTGGCAGCCGCGGTGGCCCTGGTGATGGTCGGATTCCTCCTGAAGCGACCCCCCTCGAGGTTGTGGGTGGTTTCGGGCACGCTCCTGGGGATTCTTGCCGTGGGGATCGGCCGAAGGATCCTCAGGTGGGGTCTCGTGCACGCGCGACTGGCCGGCAGGGCGCTGACGCGGACGGTGGTCGTGGGTCGCACCGAGGCGAAGCGACTCGTGGACACCCTGCAGGGGGACGCGGCCTCGGGCTTGCTGCCGATAGCAACCTGCGGCTTCACCTGGAGCGGACTTCGCTCCGGCGACCTCCCGGAGCTCAGGCGGCTGGTTAAGGAGACGGAGGCGGGCGAAGTCCTGATCGTCTCGGAGGATCTGGACCGGGAGGAGATTCGCAGGTCTGTCGAGGTGGCCGACGATCTTCCGGTGCGCGTGGTGATAATCCCGGGACTCGACTACATGCTGCTGCACACGGTGCAGTTGGTGGGGGTGGGCCGGGAGCCCGCCCTGGCGCTTGAGTTCCCTTCATTGCGCGTGTACCAGAGAGCCTTCAAGCGACTGATGGATGTTGGCCTGTCGGTGCTCGGACTGGTGGTGACGGCTCCGCTGTGGCCTCTGATCTCGCTGGCGATCCGGCTGGACTCCCCAGGGCCGGTCCTGTTCAGGCAGGTCCGGCTGGGGTACGGGGCCAAGCCCTTTCAGATGCTGAAGTTCCGGACCATGGTCGATCGGGCTGAGGAGTCCAGGGGGCAGCTTGTCGTCCGCAACGAGGCGCAGGGGCCACTGTTCAAGATCCGCCGGGACCCCCGCGTCACGCGGGTGGGCCGCCTGCTGCGGAGAACTTCATTCGACGAGATTCCGCAGCTGTGGAACGTCCTCAGGGGGGACATGAGCATGGTCGGTCCGCGACCGCTTCCTCTGGAGGACTACGGCGTCGATGGGCCTGAGGGCGTGCTCCTGAGGAGGTTGAACGTTCGTCCCGGGATCTCCGGGCTGTGGCAGGTGAGCGGCAGAAGCTCGCTGGGGTTTGAGGAGCTGGTGCGGCTGGACCTCACCTACGTCCAGAACTGGAACGTGTTCCTGGACCTGTACATCCTCCTGCGCACCATCCCGGCCGTCATCCGGAGGCGGGGAGCCTATTGA
- a CDS encoding WecB/TagA/CpsF family glycosyltransferase has product MTGCSCAQDRKPRLVLGVPVDPLTTQEALQRLDRFLNCPATHVVHHLAADPIVRSTTDSGFADALNRSDANLPDGAGVVWALRALGVSSIRDRVYGPDMMRKVLAGAAGAGAKHAFVGATAEVVEALASMVPPEQRGGSYAPPHRQVTPEAVQEDLLRLSAASDILWVGLGTPKQQQWADLAVRFRPARVIVTVGAAFDFLTGSKPQAPAWMAEHGLEWLFRLATEPRRLWRRYLIGIPRFIFGVLAQALRERRSEAVHHG; this is encoded by the coding sequence TTGACCGGCTGCTCGTGCGCACAGGATCGCAAGCCCCGGCTCGTGCTGGGGGTCCCGGTGGACCCGCTGACAACCCAAGAGGCTCTCCAGCGGCTGGACCGGTTCCTGAACTGTCCGGCGACCCACGTCGTCCACCACCTCGCAGCGGACCCGATCGTGAGGAGCACCACCGATTCCGGATTTGCGGACGCGCTGAACAGGTCGGACGCGAATCTGCCGGACGGAGCCGGCGTGGTGTGGGCCCTCAGGGCGCTGGGGGTCTCGTCGATAAGGGACCGGGTCTATGGGCCGGACATGATGAGGAAAGTGTTGGCAGGCGCTGCCGGGGCTGGAGCCAAGCATGCCTTCGTCGGCGCGACTGCCGAGGTTGTGGAGGCTCTTGCCTCAATGGTTCCGCCCGAGCAGAGGGGGGGTTCTTACGCGCCGCCGCACCGTCAGGTGACCCCGGAAGCCGTTCAGGAGGATCTCCTGCGGTTGTCCGCCGCCTCGGACATCCTCTGGGTCGGACTGGGGACACCAAAGCAGCAACAGTGGGCCGATCTGGCCGTGCGGTTCCGGCCGGCCCGGGTGATCGTGACCGTGGGAGCCGCCTTCGATTTCCTGACGGGCTCAAAGCCACAGGCGCCCGCGTGGATGGCGGAGCACGGTCTGGAGTGGCTGTTCCGGCTGGCTACAGAGCCACGTAGACTGTGGCGCAGGTACCTGATTGGAATCCCCAGGTTCATCTTTGGGGTCCTCGCGCAAGCTCTGAGGGAACGGCGATCGGAGGCCGTACATCATGGTTGA
- a CDS encoding LytR C-terminal domain-containing protein, producing the protein MGPWRRFAVFVLTISTVAFVAVAGVRLLSSSEAPEWPDRVAVIGVDQEAEQPVTYLAVADPMRQAIVEVPVDAEVEVPGSGFLRAHNAFRIGGRPLMRATLERLFAVDVPFTATGQGLAFEPVVASLDRIDAPGSLRDDLREALEEGSQRWEARKVRGTARPAPEGIRMLLDRASLADAAAIIGGFGTNVFPPDDDAAAPVAAPSAPAPPERADPKAVTVDVLNGGEVERAARRTADVLKAKGYSIGKVEDLDPQDRERSVVHFNEGREREGRQVAAELGYPAEPLPPAIKSQAPVVVVLGDDAKP; encoded by the coding sequence ATGGGCCCCTGGCGGCGGTTCGCGGTTTTCGTGCTGACCATCTCCACTGTCGCCTTCGTCGCGGTGGCCGGGGTGCGGCTGCTGTCTTCGTCCGAAGCCCCGGAGTGGCCGGACCGGGTCGCGGTCATCGGCGTCGATCAGGAAGCCGAGCAGCCGGTCACCTACCTTGCGGTCGCAGACCCCATGCGGCAGGCGATCGTGGAGGTCCCGGTGGACGCCGAGGTCGAGGTGCCGGGCTCGGGGTTCCTGCGGGCACACAACGCATTCCGGATCGGGGGCCGCCCGCTTATGCGCGCGACGTTGGAGCGCTTGTTCGCGGTGGACGTCCCCTTCACCGCCACCGGCCAGGGATTGGCGTTCGAGCCCGTAGTGGCTTCGCTGGACCGCATCGACGCCCCCGGCAGCCTGAGAGACGACCTGCGCGAGGCGCTGGAGGAAGGGTCCCAGCGCTGGGAGGCAAGGAAGGTGAGGGGAACGGCAAGACCCGCACCCGAGGGGATCCGGATGCTGCTGGACCGCGCTTCGCTCGCGGATGCCGCGGCCATCATCGGCGGCTTCGGGACAAACGTGTTTCCCCCGGACGACGACGCGGCCGCCCCCGTCGCCGCGCCTTCCGCCCCCGCCCCACCTGAGCGAGCCGATCCGAAAGCCGTGACCGTGGACGTCCTAAACGGGGGCGAAGTGGAGCGCGCCGCACGGCGGACCGCGGACGTCCTGAAGGCCAAGGGTTACTCGATCGGAAAGGTGGAGGACCTCGACCCCCAGGACCGCGAGCGCAGCGTCGTGCACTTCAACGAGGGTAGAGAGCGCGAGGGCAGGCAGGTCGCGGCTGAGCTGGGGTACCCGGCCGAGCCCCTTCCCCCCGCCATCAAGTCGCAGGCGCCTGTGGTGGTGGTGCTGGGCGATGACGCCAAGCCCTGA